A single Glycine soja cultivar W05 chromosome 14, ASM419377v2, whole genome shotgun sequence DNA region contains:
- the LOC114384235 gene encoding GATA transcription factor 12-like, with protein MESPNSSPIFPQFTFDTNKNNNNPDNFIVEDLLDFSNDDVVITDATFDSITTDSSTVTTVVDSCNSSSFSGSDPNTVPDVGSQNLSDGHFSGDLCVPYDDIAELEWLSNFVEESFSSEDLQQMQLISGMNARNYDVSEAREFHYEPTTRSGPHTPEPTTKSGGLHYEPTRNSPIFNSEVSVPAKARSKRSRGPPCNWASRLLVLSPTTSSSSDSEVTVPAPAEHGPAPAKKAAKAGPRKKDSGSDGNGSGGDGRRCLHCATDKTPQWRTGPMGPKTLCNACGVRFKSGRLVPEYRPAASPTFVLTKHSNSHRKVLELRRQKEMVRAQQHHQQHHQQQQQFLHHHHHNHNHHHHQHHQNMMFDVSNGDDYLIHQPVGPDFRQLI; from the exons ATGGAATCACCCAACTCTTCCCCAATTTTCCCACAATTCACCTTCGAcaccaacaagaacaacaacaacccgGACAACTTCATTGTGGAGGACCTCTTGGACTTCTCCAACGACGACGTTGTCATCACCGACGCCACCTTCGACTCCATCACGACCGACTCTTCCACCGTCACCACCGTCGTTGACAGCTGCaactcctcctccttctctgGCTCCGACCCCAATACCGTCCCTGATGTCGGTAGCCAGAATCTATCCGACGGCCATTTCTCCGGTGACCTCTGCGTTCCG TATGATGACATCGCGGAGTTAGAATGGCTTTCGAATTTCGTGGAGGAGTCGTTTTCGAGCGAGGACCTGCAGCAGATGCAGCTGATATCAGGCATGAATGCGCGAAACTACGACGTATCAGAGGCCCGCGAGTTCCACTACGAGCCCACCACCAGAAGCGGGCCCCACACCCCGGAGCCCACCACCAAAAGCGGCGGGCTCCACTATGAGCCCACCAGAAACAGCCCAATATTCAATTCGGAAGTGTCGGTTCCAGCCAAGGCCCGCAGCAAGAGGTCCCGCGGGCCCCCATGCAACTGGGCCTCGCGCCTCCTCGTCCTGTCCCCGACAACCTCATCGTCCTCGGACTCCGAGGTCACCGTTCCTGCTCCCGCCGAGCACGGGCCGGCCCCAGCAAAAAAGGCCGCAAAGGCCGGGCCGAGGAAGAAGGACAGCGGCAGCGATGGCAACGGCAGTGGCGGGGACGGGCGCAGGTGCTTGCACTGCGCCACGGACAAGACCCCGCAGTGGCGGACCGGGCCCATGGGACCGAAGACTCTGTGCAACGCTTGTGGCGTGAGGTTCAAGTCGGGCAGGCTGGTGCCCGAGTACAGGCCCGCGGCGAGCCCGACTTTTGTTCTGACTAAGCACTCCAACTCGCACCGCAAGGTGCTGGAGCTGCGAAGGCAGAAGGAAATGGTGCGGGCCCAGCAACACCACCAGCAGCACcaccagcaacaacaacagttcctacaccaccaccaccataatCATAACCATCaccatcatcaacatcatcagAACATGATGTTTGATGTATCCAACGGTGACGATTACTTGATCCACCAACCCGTGGGCCCCGATTTCAGGCAGCTTATCTAG